In the genome of Corythoichthys intestinalis isolate RoL2023-P3 chromosome 19, ASM3026506v1, whole genome shotgun sequence, one region contains:
- the LOC130907862 gene encoding ADP-ribosylation factor-like protein 8, producing the protein MLALINRLLDWFKSLFWKEEMELTLVGLQYSGKTTFVNVIASDGTLIGVMVDEMKRLLRKLMSKFVQMDVIRKAEDILDVDYRNKENWHDTGNIAVSHDARQYMEQVEDYL; encoded by the exons atgctggcactaataaaccggcttttagactggttcaagtctttattttggaaggaagagatggagctgaccctggtcggcctccagtattcgggaaaaacgacgttcgtcaacgtaattgcc tctgacggaaccctaattggagtgatggttgatgagatgaagaggctgctgaggaagctgatgtccaaatttgtgcaaatggatgtgatcaggaaagctgaggatatcctagatgttgattacaggaacaaggagaactggcatgacacaggcaacatagcagtatcacatgatgccagacaatacatggagcaagttgaagactatctctga